Part of the Paracoccus sp. MC1862 genome, AGCGCCGCCATCCGATGCCGCCCGATCCAGCCGGTTCCCAAGAAGCCCAAGCGCGGCCTCATGGTGCCATCCGCTTCGGTGTCGTGCTTCCCGAGGTGGCGGCAGTTGCGGCGTCTTCACCCCGCGCCCTCTGGCGCAGGGCCGCCAGCATCCCCGACAATGGATCGAGCGGACGGCTCACAGCGCCACCCATGCCTTCACGAAGGCGCCCGGCTTGTCGCGGGTGGCGGCCAGCGCCTCGCCCAGATCGTCCAGCGCATAGGTCCCCGTCAACAGCGGCCCAAGGTCCAGCCGGCCCGAGGCCAGCGCCTCGACCGCCGCCCGCAACCCCGCCACGCGGACGCCTGCGTCACGCTCATGCGCGCTGGCGATGTCGATGCCCTTCCAGTTCCACATCTGCATGTTGACCTGCCGCGGCCCGTTTTGGTGATAACCCGCGATCACCAGACGCCCGCCCTCGGCCACGAGTTCCCCCGCAAGGTCCAGCGGCCACTGCTTGCCCACGCATTCGATCACGCGCTCGGCCATGCGGCCATCGGTCAGGCGGCGCACGTCCTCGATGATGCGCCAGTGATCGTCCATCGTGATGGTCTCGGCAGCGCCCATCCGGCGCGCGAGATCAAGCGTCTCGGCCCGGCGCGACACGGCGATCACCCGCGCGCCCGCGTCGGTGGCCAGCCGCGTCAGGATCGCGCCCAGGAAGCCTACGCCGACGATCGCCACCGTCCGGCCAGGGCGCACGTCGGACCGGGCAAGGATGTTCATGGCGCAGGCAACGGGTTCCCCCGGAACCGGCATCCCGTCCAAAGCGGCGGGCAACGGCACCACCATCTCGGCTGGCGCAACGTCGTATTCGGCATAGGAGCGTTCC contains:
- a CDS encoding zinc-binding dehydrogenase; this translates as MTQTMRAAVLEGPGRFSLAEVPVPRPGPGEVLIRLEGCGVCASNVEPWEGQPWSTWPGAPGGMGHEGWGRIAAVGEGVEELSIGRRVTALTERSYAEYDVAPAEMVVPLPAALDGMPVPGEPVACAMNILARSDVRPGRTVAIVGVGFLGAILTRLATDAGARVIAVSRRAETLDLARRMGAAETITMDDHWRIIEDVRRLTDGRMAERVIECVGKQWPLDLAGELVAEGGRLVIAGYHQNGPRQVNMQMWNWKGIDIASAHERDAGVRVAGLRAAVEALASGRLDLGPLLTGTYALDDLGEALAATRDKPGAFVKAWVAL